The Tripterygium wilfordii isolate XIE 37 chromosome 4, ASM1340144v1, whole genome shotgun sequence genome has a window encoding:
- the LOC119996531 gene encoding nuclear poly(A) polymerase 4 isoform X1, with protein sequence MVGPQSPNIASPPPQSPTKKYGITKPISLAGPTEADSQRNSELQKFLIDSGLYESREEATKREEVLGHIDLIVKGWVKQLTRERGYSDQMVEEANAVIFTFGSYRLGVHGPGADIDTLCVGPSYVNREVTRVIAYLLIMEEVQDWDLHLSFFIQEDFFILLHNILAEIEEVSELQPVPDAHVPVMKFKFQGISIDLLYASVSLLVVPEDLDISHGSVLYNIDEKTVRSLNGCRVADQILKLVPNIEYFRMTLRCLKFWAKKRGVYSNVTGFLGGVNWALLVARVCQLYPNAIPSMLVSRFFRVYTQWRWPNPVMLCSIKEDDLGFPVWDPRKNPRDRYHHMPIITPAYPCMNSSYNVSISTLRVMMEQFQSGNRICEEIGMNKARWSALFEPYQFFEAYKNYLQVDIVAADSDDLLAWRGWVESRLRQLTLKIERDTNGMLQCHPYPNEYGDPSRQCLHCAFFMGLQRREGITGQEGQQFDIRGTVDEFRQEINMYIFWKPGMDIYVSHVRRRQLPAFVFPDGHKRSRHVRTLGQQSGKTVGDAAGHQSESFERHLKRKNDTEMVGMKSDKPEKRASFSPQKLESVSLDNSAGRCTGTSPISFSEGVTLEYSARDDADGNSEVRPSGGCLEGEKITDSVHLGNSDHESIQNMQTSPGVNNLTGPCEVPCSEHRVMSKGDLNKEKIGGSDKRAILETGSFGRLLNWTGCDGGVDQELVKPCNQTAVGEIAETAFCSNSSTPNLNSEGVSCAADSVSLLENDCVIASGALEVACRRS encoded by the exons ATGGTGGGTCCCCAGAGCCCGAATATTGCTTCACCGCCACCGCAGTCACCGACGAAGAAGTATGGTATCACGAAACCCATCTCCCTTGCTGGCCCAACTGAGGCTGATAGTCAACGTAATTCGGAATTGCAGAAG TTTTTGATCGATTCGGGGCTCTATGAGAGCAGAGAAGAAGCtacaaaaagagaagaggtTCTTGGCCACATTGATCTG attgTGAAAGGATGGGTCAAACAATTAACCCGCGAAAGAGGGTACAGCGACCAGATGGTGGAGGAAGCCAATGCTGTCATATTCACTTTTGGGTCTTATCGTTTAGGG GTACATGGTCCTGGAGCTGATATAGACACTTTGTGTGTTGGGCCATCTTACGTGAACCGTGAGGTAACTCGTGTAATTGCATACTTATTGATCATGGAAGAAGTACAAGATTGGGACTTACATTTGAGTTTCTTTATCCAGGAagatttctttattcttttacATAATATACTGGCTGAGATAGAAGAAGTTAGTGAACTTCAACCAGTCCCTGATGCTCATGTGCCAGTTATGAAATTTAAGTTCCAGGGAATCTCGATTGATCTTCTTTATGCAAGTGTCTCTCTTTTGGTGGTTCCAGAA GACCTGGACATCTCTCATGGATCTGTGCTGTATAATATCGATGAGAAAACAGTTCGAAGTCTCAATGGGTGCAGGGTTGCAGATCAAATCCTTAAACTTGTCCCAAATATTGAG TACTTTCGCATGACACTCAGGTGCCTGAAGTTTTGGGCTAAAAAGCGTGGTGTCTATTCAAAT GTTACTGGTTTCCTCGGTGGTGTTAATTGGGCCCTTTTGGTTGCACGGGTTTGCCAGCTTTATCCTAATGCAATACCTAGTATGCTGGTTTCCCGGTTTTTCAGAGTATACACACAATGGCGTTGGCCTAACCCTGTGATGCTATGTTCTATAAAAGAAGATGACCTTGGTTTTCCTGTATGGGATCCTCGTAAAAACCCTCGGGACCGGTATCATCATATGCCTATTATAACTCCTGCATACCCTTGTATGAACTCTAGTTACAATGTCTCCATAAGCACACTTCGTGTCATGATGGAGCAGTTTCAATCTGGTAACAGAATCTGTGAG GAGATTGGGATGAATAAAGCTCGGTGGAGTGCATTGTTTGAGCCTTATCAATTCTTTGAGGCATATAAAAATTATCTGCAGGTTGACATAGTTGCAGCTGATTCTGATGATTTGCTTGCTTGGAGAGGTTGGGTGGAATCCAGGCTTAGGCAACTTACCTTGAAG ATAGAGAGGGATACCAATGGAATGCTGCAATGTCATCCTTATCCAAATGAGTATGGTGACCCTTCCAGGCAGTGTTTGCATTGTGCTTTCTTCATGGGCTTGCAGAGGAGAGAGGGAATAACTGGTCAAGAAGGTCAGCAATTCGATATACGAGGGACGGTTGATGAATTTAGGCAAGAGATAAACATGTACATATTTTGGAAACCAGGGATGGACATTTATGTTTCTCACGTACGTAGGAGGCAGCTTCCTGCCTTTGTCTTCCCTGATGGCCATAAGCGGTCTCGACATGTTAGGACCCTTGGTCAGCAGTCTGGGAAAACTGTTGGAGATGCTGCAGGGCACCAGTCCGAGTCTTTTGAGAGACATCTTAAGAGAAAAAATGATACTGAAATGGTGGGTATGAAGTCAGACAAACCAGAGAAGCGGGCCTCTTTTAGCCCACAAAAGCTAGAGTCAGTTTCGTTGGACAATAGTGCTGGTAGGTGTACTGGAACATCTCCAATTAGCTTTAGTGAAGGGGTTACATTAGAATATTCTGCAAGGGATGATGCTGATGGGAATTCTGAGGTTAGGCCATCTGGTGGATGTTTGGAGGGTGAAAAGATTACAGACTCTGTGCATCTGGGTAACAGTGATCACGAATCTATTCAAAACATGCAAACTTCTCCAGGTGTTAACAATTTGACTGGACCATGTGAAGTTCCGTGTTCAGAACATAGAGTAATGTCGAAAGGTGATCTCAACAAGGAAAAGATTGGTGGATCAGATAAAAGGGCAATTTTGGAGACTGGATCCTTTGGGAGATTGTTAAATTGGACAGGATGTGATGGTGGAGTTGATCAAGAGCTAGTCAAACCATGTAATCAGACGGCCGTTGGAGAAATTGCTGAAACTGCATTTTGTTCAAATTCCAGCACTCCAAACCTTAACTCCGAG GGTGTCTCGTGTGCTGCAGATTCGGTTTCCCTTCTGGAAAATGATTGTGTAATTGCGAGTGGAGCACTTGAAGTGGCTTGTCGGAGGAGTTGA
- the LOC119996531 gene encoding nuclear poly(A) polymerase 4 isoform X2, translated as MVGPQSPNIASPPPQSPTKKYGITKPISLAGPTEADSQRNSELQKFLIDSGLYESREEATKREEVLGHIDLIVKGWVKQLTRERGYSDQMVEEANAVIFTFGSYRLGVHGPGADIDTLCVGPSYVNREEDFFILLHNILAEIEEVSELQPVPDAHVPVMKFKFQGISIDLLYASVSLLVVPEDLDISHGSVLYNIDEKTVRSLNGCRVADQILKLVPNIEYFRMTLRCLKFWAKKRGVYSNVTGFLGGVNWALLVARVCQLYPNAIPSMLVSRFFRVYTQWRWPNPVMLCSIKEDDLGFPVWDPRKNPRDRYHHMPIITPAYPCMNSSYNVSISTLRVMMEQFQSGNRICEEIGMNKARWSALFEPYQFFEAYKNYLQVDIVAADSDDLLAWRGWVESRLRQLTLKIERDTNGMLQCHPYPNEYGDPSRQCLHCAFFMGLQRREGITGQEGQQFDIRGTVDEFRQEINMYIFWKPGMDIYVSHVRRRQLPAFVFPDGHKRSRHVRTLGQQSGKTVGDAAGHQSESFERHLKRKNDTEMVGMKSDKPEKRASFSPQKLESVSLDNSAGRCTGTSPISFSEGVTLEYSARDDADGNSEVRPSGGCLEGEKITDSVHLGNSDHESIQNMQTSPGVNNLTGPCEVPCSEHRVMSKGDLNKEKIGGSDKRAILETGSFGRLLNWTGCDGGVDQELVKPCNQTAVGEIAETAFCSNSSTPNLNSEGVSCAADSVSLLENDCVIASGALEVACRRS; from the exons ATGGTGGGTCCCCAGAGCCCGAATATTGCTTCACCGCCACCGCAGTCACCGACGAAGAAGTATGGTATCACGAAACCCATCTCCCTTGCTGGCCCAACTGAGGCTGATAGTCAACGTAATTCGGAATTGCAGAAG TTTTTGATCGATTCGGGGCTCTATGAGAGCAGAGAAGAAGCtacaaaaagagaagaggtTCTTGGCCACATTGATCTG attgTGAAAGGATGGGTCAAACAATTAACCCGCGAAAGAGGGTACAGCGACCAGATGGTGGAGGAAGCCAATGCTGTCATATTCACTTTTGGGTCTTATCGTTTAGGG GTACATGGTCCTGGAGCTGATATAGACACTTTGTGTGTTGGGCCATCTTACGTGAACCGTGAG GAagatttctttattcttttacATAATATACTGGCTGAGATAGAAGAAGTTAGTGAACTTCAACCAGTCCCTGATGCTCATGTGCCAGTTATGAAATTTAAGTTCCAGGGAATCTCGATTGATCTTCTTTATGCAAGTGTCTCTCTTTTGGTGGTTCCAGAA GACCTGGACATCTCTCATGGATCTGTGCTGTATAATATCGATGAGAAAACAGTTCGAAGTCTCAATGGGTGCAGGGTTGCAGATCAAATCCTTAAACTTGTCCCAAATATTGAG TACTTTCGCATGACACTCAGGTGCCTGAAGTTTTGGGCTAAAAAGCGTGGTGTCTATTCAAAT GTTACTGGTTTCCTCGGTGGTGTTAATTGGGCCCTTTTGGTTGCACGGGTTTGCCAGCTTTATCCTAATGCAATACCTAGTATGCTGGTTTCCCGGTTTTTCAGAGTATACACACAATGGCGTTGGCCTAACCCTGTGATGCTATGTTCTATAAAAGAAGATGACCTTGGTTTTCCTGTATGGGATCCTCGTAAAAACCCTCGGGACCGGTATCATCATATGCCTATTATAACTCCTGCATACCCTTGTATGAACTCTAGTTACAATGTCTCCATAAGCACACTTCGTGTCATGATGGAGCAGTTTCAATCTGGTAACAGAATCTGTGAG GAGATTGGGATGAATAAAGCTCGGTGGAGTGCATTGTTTGAGCCTTATCAATTCTTTGAGGCATATAAAAATTATCTGCAGGTTGACATAGTTGCAGCTGATTCTGATGATTTGCTTGCTTGGAGAGGTTGGGTGGAATCCAGGCTTAGGCAACTTACCTTGAAG ATAGAGAGGGATACCAATGGAATGCTGCAATGTCATCCTTATCCAAATGAGTATGGTGACCCTTCCAGGCAGTGTTTGCATTGTGCTTTCTTCATGGGCTTGCAGAGGAGAGAGGGAATAACTGGTCAAGAAGGTCAGCAATTCGATATACGAGGGACGGTTGATGAATTTAGGCAAGAGATAAACATGTACATATTTTGGAAACCAGGGATGGACATTTATGTTTCTCACGTACGTAGGAGGCAGCTTCCTGCCTTTGTCTTCCCTGATGGCCATAAGCGGTCTCGACATGTTAGGACCCTTGGTCAGCAGTCTGGGAAAACTGTTGGAGATGCTGCAGGGCACCAGTCCGAGTCTTTTGAGAGACATCTTAAGAGAAAAAATGATACTGAAATGGTGGGTATGAAGTCAGACAAACCAGAGAAGCGGGCCTCTTTTAGCCCACAAAAGCTAGAGTCAGTTTCGTTGGACAATAGTGCTGGTAGGTGTACTGGAACATCTCCAATTAGCTTTAGTGAAGGGGTTACATTAGAATATTCTGCAAGGGATGATGCTGATGGGAATTCTGAGGTTAGGCCATCTGGTGGATGTTTGGAGGGTGAAAAGATTACAGACTCTGTGCATCTGGGTAACAGTGATCACGAATCTATTCAAAACATGCAAACTTCTCCAGGTGTTAACAATTTGACTGGACCATGTGAAGTTCCGTGTTCAGAACATAGAGTAATGTCGAAAGGTGATCTCAACAAGGAAAAGATTGGTGGATCAGATAAAAGGGCAATTTTGGAGACTGGATCCTTTGGGAGATTGTTAAATTGGACAGGATGTGATGGTGGAGTTGATCAAGAGCTAGTCAAACCATGTAATCAGACGGCCGTTGGAGAAATTGCTGAAACTGCATTTTGTTCAAATTCCAGCACTCCAAACCTTAACTCCGAG GGTGTCTCGTGTGCTGCAGATTCGGTTTCCCTTCTGGAAAATGATTGTGTAATTGCGAGTGGAGCACTTGAAGTGGCTTGTCGGAGGAGTTGA
- the LOC119997256 gene encoding endoribonuclease YBEY, chloroplastic yields the protein MLPRFTHILRAVHTPHSPSAMARVIARTIGVSRGLTQTNSVSSLLFSSELTLIHSTNRLGGPLLSKSALFGRNFLTLCRKEDERVLRSPVRVFAEQRGYRKVRRRTPKSKEKELELNVTICIEEELPDDPEILNIAEMLRLNVPMAMKLAIEGLKDSEYKTRDATISDVGGFESVELSVVLCNDEFIRKLNKEWRDEDHATDVLSMSEHIPELKLPILMLGDLVISVETAARQAEERGHSLLDEIRILMIHGLLHLLGFDHEISEEAEAEMEKEEELLLKSLGWKGKGLIQSACEAETAGNSHMEHSDDKVSKDRKKGGSLRFYKPKFKYIFCDVDGTLLNSKSEITLTTAQALNEALSRGVKVMIATGKTRPAVISALKTVDLAGKDGAVSEFSPGVFLQGLLVYGRQGREIFKRNLDQNVCREACYFSLEHKIPLVAFSKDRCLTLFHHPLVDSLHSVYHEPKAEIMPSVEHLLAYAEVQKVLFMDTAEGVASTIRPYWSETTGDRANVVQAQPDMLEIVPPGTSKGGGVRMLLDHLGIDAKEIMAIGDGENDVEMLELASLGVALSNGSDKAKAVADVIGASNDEDGVADAIYRYAF from the exons ATGCTCCCTCGCTTCACTCATATACTCCGTGCCGTCCACACTCCGCATTCTCCTTCTGCGATGGCGCGTGTTATCGCACGCACCATCGGTGTCTCCCGCGGTCTTACCCAAACCAACTCCGTATCCTCCCTCCTATTCTCATCGGAATTAACTCTCATTCATAGCACAAACCGTCTCGGCGGCCCTTTGCTCTCGAAATCTGCGCTGTTTGGTCGTAATTTTCTTACTCTGTGTAGAAAAGAAGATGAGAGGGTTTTGAGGTCGCCTGTGAGGGTATTCGCCGAGCAGAGAGGGTACAGGAAGGTGCGGAGACGAACACCGAAGAGTAAGGAGAAGGAGTTGGAGCTTAATGTCACCATTTGCATTGAAGAAGAGCTACCGGATGATCCTGAAATCCTG AATATTGCGGAAATGCTTCGTCTTAATGTACCAATGGCAATGAAGTTGGCAATTGAAGGATTAAAAGATTCGGAGTATAAAACAAGAGATGCAACAATAAGTGACGTTGGGGGATTTGAAAGTGTTGAGCTCTCTGTAGTGCTTTGCAATGATGAGTTCATTCGCAAACTTAACAAGGAATGGAGGGATGAGGACCACGCTACCGATGTTCTCTCTATGTCAGAACATATCCCTGAACTTAAGCTCCCAATT CTTATGCTGGGTGACTTAGTAATTTCTGTGGAGACAGCTGCAAGACAAGCAGAAGAAAGAGGACATTCGCTTCTTGATGAAATACGTATTCTCATG ATTCATGGTTTGTTGCACCTTTTGGGTTTTGATCATGAGATTAGTGAAGAAGCTGAAGCTGAAATGGAGAAGGAGGAGGAACTTCTTTTGAAGAGTCTTGGATGGAAGGGAAAAGGATTGATTCAGAGTGCTTGTGAAGCTGAGACTGCTGGCAACTCACACATGGAACATTCAGATG ATAAGGTGTCAAAAGACAGGAAGAAAGGGGGCAGTCTTCGTTTCTATAAACCAAAATTCAAGTATATCTTCTGCGATGTGGATG GTACACTGTTGAACAGCAAAAGTGAAATTACCTTGACAACTGCACAAGCTTTGAACGAGGCTCTGTCTAGGGGTGTCAAAGTCATGATAGCCACTGGAAAA ACACGTCCAGCTGTAATAAGTGCTCTGAAGACGGTAGATTTAGCTGGTAAAGATGGAGCTGTCTCAGAGTTCTCTCCTGGAGTTTTCTTGCAG GGATTGCTTGTCTATGGTAGACAGGGTCGTGAAATTTTTAAAAGGAATTTAGATCAAAATGTCTGCCGAGAG GCATGTTATTTCTCTTTGGAGCATAAGATTCCCTTAGTTGCTTTCAGCAAGGATCGTTGCTTAACCCTATTCCATCACCCTCTCGTTGACTCTCTGCATAGCGTGTATCATGAGCCAAAG GCAGAGATCATGCCTTCCGTAGAGCATCTCTTGGCATATGCTGAAGTACAG AAAGTACTCTTTATGGACACTGCTGAGGGAGTGGCTTCTACTATCAGGCCATACTGGTCAGAAACAACAGGAGATCGTGCTAATGTTGTCCAAGCACAGCCagatatgcttgaaattgtccccCCTGGAACCTCAAAAGGGGGTGGCGTAAGAATGCTTCTTGATCATTTGGGCATTGATGCTAAGGAG ATAATGGCTATTGGTGATGGAGAAAATGACGTCGAGATGCTCGAGTTAGCTTCACTAGGTGTTGCTCTCAGTAATGGATCAGACAAGGCTAAAGCAGTGGCTGATGTAATTGGTGCCAGCAACGACGAAGATGGTGTGGCTGACGCCATTTACCGGTATGCATTTTGA
- the LOC119997257 gene encoding early nodulin-93-like, whose protein sequence is MGIPAELRDYWARTTRNSILIASPAEDAKIARARNCTQEGVRAGFKAACVGAVASAVPTLAAVRFIPWAKANLNYTAQALIISGASIASYFITADKTILECARRNTHYDKTA, encoded by the exons ATGGGAATTCCGGCAGAATTGAGGGATTATTGGGCACGCACAACCAGAAACTCGATCCTGATCGCTTCTCCGGCTGAAGATGCAAAAATTGCGCGAGCGAGAAATTGCACGCAAG AAGGAGTTCGTGCGGGTTTCAAGGCGGCTTGCGTTGGAGCTGTTGCCAGTGCTGTGCCCACG TTGGCTGCAGTCCGTTTCATTCCATGGGCAAAGGCGAATCTCAATTACACAGCCCAGGCGTTGATCATATCTGGAG CGTCGATAGCTTCCTACTTCATTACTGCTGACAAAACTATCTTGGAGTGCGCCCGAAGAAATACCCACTATGATAAAACAGCTTGA
- the LOC119996320 gene encoding profilin, giving the protein MSWQQYVDEHLMCDVEGNQLTAAAIIGQDGTVWAQSSTFPQFTAEEISAIMKDLDEPGTLAPTGLFLGGTKYMVIQGEPGAVIRGKKGSGGATVKKTNQALIIGIYDESLTPGQCNMIVERLGDYLIEQGL; this is encoded by the exons ATGTCGTGGCAACAGTATGTGGACGAGCACTTAATGTGCGACGTTGAGGGGAACCAACTCACTGCAGCTGCCATCATCGGCCAGGATGGCACCGTTTGGGCCCAGAGCTCCACCTTCCCTCAG TTTACGGCAGAAGAAATATCTGCCATTATGAAAGATCTCGATGAACCTGGAACTCTTGCACCCACTGGCTTGTTTCTTGGTGGCACAAAGTATATGGTAATTCAAGGTGAACCAGGGGCTGTCATACGAGGAAAAAAG GGCTCTGGTGGTGCCACTGTCAAGAAGACCAATCAGGCGTTGATTATTGGCATATATGATGAGTCTCTGACTCCTGGTCAGTGCAACATGATTGTTGAAAGGCTTGGTGATTATCTGATTGAACAAGGTCTCTAG